A region of the Oncorhynchus clarkii lewisi isolate Uvic-CL-2024 chromosome 29, UVic_Ocla_1.0, whole genome shotgun sequence genome:
ctcttcttcttattgatgtccttcaCTCATGGTTTCAttgtagcaatttgaccatgaaggcctgattcacgtaatctcctctgaacagttgatgttgaaatgtgtctgttacttcaactctgaagcatttatttgggctgcaatttctgaggctggtaactctaatgaatgtatcctctgtagcagaggtaactctgggtctttctttacAGTGGTGGTcttcgtgagagccagtttcatcatagcgtttgagttcttgaaattttccggattgactgaccctcatttcttaaagtaattatggactcatgcttatttgagctgttgttgccatcagatggacttggtcttttactaaatagggctattttctgtataccccctaccttgtcacaacacaactgattggctcaaatgcattaaggaaagaaattccacaaattaactcttaacaaggcacaactgttaattgaaatgcattccagctgcatgaagctggttgagcgaatgccaagagtgtgcatagctgtcatcaaggcaaagggtggtatAACGTTCGCGGTTAATAAACAATTCAATGAACGAACAGCTTCTTCGTGCAAAAAATACATGCAAccaaacaaagacaagatcccacaactgaaggtgggaaaaaggtctgtctaagtatgatccccaatcagagacaacgatagacagctgcctctgattgggaaccatactaagaacaaagaaacaaagaaaaagaaaacatagatatacaaaaactagagtaaccaccctagtcacaccctgacctaaccaaaatatagagaataaacagggatctctaaagtcagggcgtgacaggtggctactttgaagaatctcaaatataaaataaatgtagatttgtttaacacttttttggttactacatgattccatatgtgttatttcgttttgatgtcttcactattattgtacaatgtagagaatagtaaaaataaagaaaaacccttgaatgagtaggtgtgtctaaactgttgactggtactgtacatactagGATACTCCCCTTTTCATTGCCTGCGAGAACACTCTTTTGAGACCAACTTGTTTTTGCCAAATTTAAACAATTGCGTTCTCAACGTGATTCAATTCTATACCCTTTGCTTAAAGTCTGAACCATAGGGACattttttagggagtttttctaatctgtatttttttattggACCAAAATAAGCCTACTCGAGTCCTGGACATAAAAAGCATGTTCAATGTAGGTTAGGGGTGTTGTAGCCCCACATACGCAACTTTGCACTTTCTGGGCATCATGTCCTAAACAAAAGTTATGTTATGTATCTATCTGATCTTCTTCTGATCTTTTAAACACTGACCATGTGTAGCATCTTTTATTTAGGTGATATGATTGCATTTTCCCCTCCCCGTTTTCTAGGAaaatacagagacaggacaacatctgacattttattttctacctgatatactgtaggcctaagcTACACAAACCGATTCCAGCTACAAATACCATGCCCAGTCAAGATGACCAGTTTCATGGACTGTAACGGAAATTGTGCCACAGTCACAAACAATATAGCCACATGGCTAAGACCATTCATACTGATCATACTGATCGAAGGTGAGGATAACTTTGTCATTATTTTAAGGAATGCATACTAGTATAGAACATAAAAATATAGGCCTGGCCCATAGAAAGATGCAAATAAAGTTGTAGTTAGAAtacacaatatactgtagcataTATTTATTTACTCACAATCTAGCATTAATTCATGTTTTACTGTTGAAATATTAAATGTTAAACAGACCACAGTGTACCACAGCAGATCATTTCATTATTCTACGTAGCTCATAGCTCACAAATCATGGTAATTTCCTCCTACACCAGTGGACCAGTTAAAATATTGATTGCTACCTTACAGTCTTTGTGAAAAAACTGTAGAGCAAGCAACTGTAGTATCTATTTAGACTATACAGGCAAGGTCAGTAACATTTGATGAGTCTTCAGGCAGCTTCCTTGAACAGGGTATTATGGGTATCTACCATGTCCAGCTCCTCCTTCTTGGGCGAGGCATTGAGGATTGTTTTCTTGCAACTtctgaaagaaagaaaataaaggaAGCTAGTTTGCAGTTGGGAGTCGTTCTCACTTTACTACTCCTGGTACAGTGTTCAATATTCTACTGCTCTTGAGTCTGTGTCTCGACTTACCTCTCATCCACATCCTGGATAGTGTCGGGTAGTGGTGCACCAAGTGTTTCTGGCAGATAGATGGCGACCACCCCACTTAAGATGGGGGCTACCCCATAGATGAAGCCAGGCAGCCACGGGACAGCCTCCCCAAGGAGCAGCACCATGGGGGCCACCATCGCTCCTACACGAGCCATCATGGACACCCAGCCCATGCCATTCTGCCTGGGGCACAGAAGAGAATCAAATTTCATCAGACACCTGAACAGAATACATTTTTCCCCATTTGCATTAATCTTCATCACATATATTGCCTAATGCTAATGAACAGGTAAAAATATTACATATAAAAACACATATGTTTTACAGTCAGTATTGGAATACTATAGTCAGCTGAAACATCCTGTTGGAATTACCGGATGATGGTGGGGTACAGCTCTCCAGAGTAGAGGTAGCAGCAGTTGAATGACGCGGCCAGGCACCCCTTACCCAGCACGGCTAGAGTGGTGCGCGCTGTCTGCATTTCTGAATGGAAGCGATAACAACAACAGACAACAATGAAATCACACCAGTGCTATTAGCCATGACATCCAAAAAGAGCACAATGACACCCGACACAGGCAAAACCACCTCACCGTTTGGCACCAATATGTTGATCAAAATGGTGACTCCAGACAATATGAGTGCAGCGCACTGTGAGGGCCGTCGCCCAAATATACTCATGGACACTGTAACCACTACTTTGGCAGGGATGTCCACCGCTCCGAATATCACTTGAATCAAGTAGATGTCCACGCCAAACTTCTGCAGATCCATAGATAGACCATAGTAGGCGAAGCTGGTGGAGAACCTTAAAGAATGTCAAAGTGGGTGTCATGATAATTTCATTTAGAAGGGATGTCATAGTGAAAGGCAGAAGTAGAGGAGACACACCAGACAGCACTGAGACAGATGGTGATGTTCCTCATGGTGGGCGTGCGGAGCAGGTCTACTACAGAGTAGGAACCCTGTGAGCAGGACATCTCCTTCTTCATGGAATCCTGCAGCATCTGGACGCATAGAGACAGTACTGAGTACTttcacgtacagttgaagtcggaaatgtacatgcgccttagccaagtacatttgaactcagtttaacacaattcctggcatttaatctgagtaaacattccctgtcagttaggatcaccactttattttaagaatgtgaaatgtcagaataatagttgagagaatgatttatttcaaatttgatttctttcatcacattccctgtgggtcagaagtttacatacactcaatttgtatttggtagcattgcattaaaaacttcttggcgcacccatccctttagcgggatcattttcgtcaacatccgctgatttgcagagcgccaaattcaaattaaatgaaacagcttagcttgttgttgatccacctggcatgtcagatttcaaaaaagctttacagcaaaagcaaaccaagcgtttatgtgaggacatctctctcagcagacaaaacattacaaacagctagcagcaaagtagattggccacgaaataaaatgaatcgcttacctttgatgatcttcggatgtttgcactcacgagactcccagttacacaataaatgttccttttgttcgataaagattatttttatatccaaaatacctccgtttggtTGGCgagttttgttcagaaatccacaggctcgagcggtcacgacggggcagacgaaaattccaaatagtgtccgtaaagttcgtagaaacatgtcaaatgtttttataatcaatcctcagtttgtttttacaataaataatagaTAATATTTCAAtcggaccgtagctttttcaataggagagagagagaaaatatctgctccaagctgttgcgcatgcaaaattCTGCTGGCACCTAGCCATCCACTGACATGATGTGATCTTTCTCgatcatttttcagaataaaagcctgaaactatgtctaaagactgttcacaccatgtgaaAGCCAtagagaaaggaatctggttgatatccctttaaatggagggaaggcatgcaatggaaaagagaggtttcaggaaaaacagcacatcctggttggatttccctcaggttttcgcctgcaatatcagttctgttatactcacagacaatattttgacagttttggaaactttagagtgttttccatcctaatctgaattatatgcatattctagattctgggcctgagaaataggcagtttcatttgggtacgtttttcatctaaatatcaaaatactgccccctacactcaaggttaaattgtttaacttgggtcaacttGGGtcaaccttccacaagcttcccacaataagttgggtgaattttgggccattcctcctgacagagctggtgtaactgggtcaggtttgtaggcctccttgctcgcacactgtttcagttctgcccacaaatgttctataggcttgaggtaggtgctttgtgatggccactccaataccttgactttgttgaccttaagccattttgccacaactttggaagtaagcttggggtcattgtccatttggaagaccaatttgagaccaagctttaacttcctgactgatgtcttgagatgttgcttcaatatattcacataatttttcttcttcatgatgccatctattttgtgaagtgcaccagtccctcctgcagcaaagcaagcACACCCactgccacccacgtgcttcacggttgggatggtgttctttggcttgcaagcctcccccttttacctccaaacataacgatggtcattatgaccaaacagttctatttttgtttcatcagaccagaggacatttctccaaagagtacgatctttgtccccatgtgcagttgcaaaccgtagtctgtttttttaatggcggttttggagcagtggcttcttccttgctgagcggcctttcaggttatgtcgatataggacgaattttactgtggatatagatacttttgtccctgtttcctccagcatcttcacaaggtcctttgctgttcttctgggattgatttgcacttttcgcaccaaagtacgttcatctctaggagacataccgctccttcctgagcggtatgtaTGCTGCTTGGTccgatggtgtttatacttgcgtactattgtttgtacagatgaacgtggtaccttcaggcatttagaaattgctcccaaggatgaactagacttgtggaggtctacaatttttttctgaggtcttggctgatttcttttgattttcccatgatgtcaaggaaagaggcactgagtttgaaggtaggtcttgaaatacatccacaggtacacctctaaattgacttaaattatgtcaattagcctatcagaagcttctaaagccataacataattttccgGAATTTTTCCAAGCTctttcaaggcacagtcaacttagtgtatgtaaacttcttacccactggaattgtgatacagtgaattataagtgaaataatctgtctgtaaacaattgttggaaaaattacttgtgtcatgcacaaagtagatttaaCTGTAagtgcaggtacacacacacacacacacacacacacacacacacacacacacacacacacacacacacacattaacacacagttCCTTACTTCAAGATTGATTCTGTCACCCTCTTCACGGCGTCCATTGATTCGGGCCACTGTTTTGAGATTTTTGACCGCTTGCTCAGACTTTCTGTTCAGGACGAGCCATCTTGCAGACTCCAGGAACCACCTGCAGAAGTCAGATGTGGTAAACAAAATGTTAGAATCAAATAGCCTTACTAGGTAAAGTGTCATAGCTGCTCCAATCCTTTGGGTCTCACCATGAGTAGAGGAAGGTGATGTAGAAAGGTACGGAGACAGCCAGCGTTAGCCAGCGCCAGTCCCGAATGAAGTAGGCCACTACTGCCAGGATCAGCTGACCCATTGTGTAACAGTAGCCTGTCCCTGTACCCACCACTGTCCTCACTCTTGTGGGAATCCACTCCACaactagaggagagagaaacagagagaaggaaagagtaaTTACATGGTGGATGGGCCTCTCTCTTCTTGAGCATTTCCCACCTTAGCCTGCAGTGCCCACTGCCTACCCAGCCCTTCCTGTAACGTACTGAGAGAGAAGGAGTTGAGCCCCAGGCCAGAAAGGGCCATGCCAGTGATGAAGCGGAAGAGGCAGAAGACGGAGAATGAGGTGGAGAAGGCAGCACACGTCCCTCCCACTGCCATCAACAGGTTGGAGATTAGCAGCAGGAAACGCCGTCCGAATCTGAGACagaacgtagagagagagagtgggtacaGAGGAGACCTCTGCCATTAATCCCTGAAGAGTACAATACCATGTGTAGTTTCTGAATAACTGCTGCAGCTGCATACTTCCAGTATTTTCGAGACCTGTCTTTGCAGAAGAGGCATTGTCTGAGATAAGCCAACAAAAATATCCGAGAGAAACCAGGCCTTAGTATtgaaacagaaaaacagaaatTATCTGACAATCGAGATCTGAGGATCTATTTAATAAGAAAAGCAAAGTGGTACCTGTCCGACAGTCCCCCAAAGATTACAGCTCCCACAAGCACCCCTCCCATATAAATGGTTTGTCCCATCTGCTTAAACGAGCGAAGATCGCAGACCAAGTCCCACTGACaaaagaaaaagagaaaataaatataa
Encoded here:
- the LOC139388099 gene encoding solute carrier family 22 member 6, with amino-acid sequence MAFGDLLEQVGSTGRFQVLHVTLLCMPILMMASHNLLQNFVASVPPHHCSVHRNLSLSSLSPEQVLLLTVPQDIKNSRPARCLRYATPQWQLLSENGTYSPKVKRDSSNDTEDLLDAELQGCKDGWEYSMTEMSSTIISEWDLVCDLRSFKQMGQTIYMGGVLVGAVIFGGLSDRFGRRFLLLISNLLMAVGGTCAAFSTSFSVFCLFRFITGMALSGLGLNSFSLIVEWIPTRVRTVVGTGTGYCYTMGQLILAVVAYFIRDWRWLTLAVSVPFYITFLYSWWFLESARWLVLNRKSEQAVKNLKTVARINGRREEGDRINLEMLQDSMKKEMSCSQGSYSVVDLLRTPTMRNITICLSAVWFSTSFAYYGLSMDLQKFGVDIYLIQVIFGAVDIPAKVVVTVSMSIFGRRPSQCAALILSGVTILINILVPNEMQTARTTLAVLGKGCLAASFNCCYLYSGELYPTIIRQNGMGWVSMMARVGAMVAPMVLLLGEAVPWLPGFIYGVAPILSGVVAIYLPETLGAPLPDTIQDVDERSCKKTILNASPKKEELDMVDTHNTLFKEAA